CAATTCCACCGAGGGGTCGGCGAGATCGTGGGGGTTGCCGAAGATGTAGAGAGTCTGCCCGCCGATGGGGGGAAGGAAGACCTCGAGATCGCTGCGCGTCACCAGTTCGGGATACATGCCGCCGGTCTCTTCGAACAGGACCCGGCGAAGATGAGCCTCGCTGCACCCGAAACGATCGGCGACGCCGGGCAGATACCAGACCGGCTCGATCGCAGCCTTGGTCACCAGCGCCGCACCGCCGGGCAGCAGGAACCGGCCGTCCGGGACCAGCCGCCCTTTGTCGATGGCGTCGGCGATCTCCGGAAGTATCACGTGAGCTTTGGTCACCGCGATGGTCGGGCGGATGTCGTGGCCCGCGGCCAGTTCGGCGGCGAAAGCGTCGGCCACCATCGCACCCCACGGGTCAAGGCTGACAATCGCTTCCGGACGGCTCCACTGCGGATACGGGCCGATGCTGTCGGTGGGTGCGGTGTTGGTCAGATCCGCCCGATGCTCTCGCGAGAGCGCACCGGCCGCGACTGCCAGCGCGCGATACACGCTGTAGGAACCGCTATGCGTACCAACGACATTACGGTGACTGCGGGTGCTGGTGGTGCCGATCAGCGGACCGCGCTCGCCGGGGGTGGCCGCGCCCCAGCTGATCGGCGGGGCGTCGTCGGCGCCGCGATGCGATGTCAGCCGGATATGCCCGGGCTGGCCCTTCGGCGCGGCCGGTGACGGCGCTTCGGCGGACATGTGCGCTCCTTCCGCAAGACGCCAGCCTAGCCACCATCGTCACTTTCTGCCGAACGTCACGCTCGCGCCCAGAGGCGGACGCCGATCACATCCCGAAACGCGTGTTCTGCACTGCCGCGACGGCCTCCGGTGGCCCCAGGACGTCGACGCGCGCCGCGGTCTGACGGCCGAACAGGTACAGCAGTAGCTCACCGGGTGCGCCGCTGAGCTCGGCGACGGGATCACCTGGGCGGGCCCGACACCGTTGCGTGCCCCACACGATGTCCACCCCGATGCCCCGCACCCGGCGGCTCAGATAGTGGCTGCCGCGCTCGACATTTCGCCAGAGCGCCACTTGCAGGTCGGCCGGCAGGTCCTCCCGGGAACCCAGGCCGTTCGCGCGCCGGACGTCCTCGTGATGGACGAAGAACTCGTTGAGGCTCGGGAAGTCGCGCACCCAGCCCAGCCGAAAGAAGCCGAAGGGTGGACCGGACCGCAGCCGGTCCACAATCCAGCCGAACTCCCGGTGTTCGACGATTGCCGCGGTACGCCGCTCGGCCAACCGCGCGGGAGGGCCGGGAAGAACCAGGCCGGGCGCGGCAAGCGGATCGCGCTCGCGCAGCAGCAGATGGGCGGCAAGGCGTTTGGTGGTGAACCCGTCGAGCAGGGTGGGCGCGTCCGGGCCGAGGTGGTCGAAGAGGTTGCACAGCGTCGCCCGCTCCCGAGCGTCGAACGGCGGATCAGTGCTCGGCATGAACCCTCGCACGCTCGGCGATACGATCTGCCCCGTCGTTCACGGTTGGACGAGCACGCGGATCGGATTGCCTTCGCCAGTATCGAGAATGCGGATCCCGTCGGCGATGTCCTCGAGCGGGATGATCTGACTGATCGAGCGCGACAGATCCAACCGGCCACGGGACACCAGCTGAGCCAGCGTCTCGATGTCCTTGTTGTGGTAGCCGAGATGTCCGAGCACCTGACGTCGGGTCAGACCGAACATCGACGTCGGCCCCACGGTCGGGGATTCGGCGCTCATGCCCACCCCCACCAGCCGGCCACCGCCGGTCAGCGAGTTCAACGCCTGCTCGAAAGTGACCTTCAATCCGACGGCGTCGAAAGCGACATCGAGTCCGCGCCCGCCGGTGACCTCGGCGAGCTTGTCGGCGAAATCCTGGTCGCGCGAGTCGAATGCGTAATCGGCGCCGAGCTCCAGCGCGCGGTCGCGGACCGCGGGGTTGAGGTCGACCGCGATGATCGGAACCGCTCCGACCAGCCGCGCCAGTTGCACGATGTGGGTGCCGACGCCACCGACGCCCCAGACCCCGACCGATTCCCCGATGACCACCTTGCCGGTGTTGACCACGGCGCCGAACGGGGTGGATACCGCGTCGGCCAGGATCGCGGCCTGCTCCAGTGGCACGTTGTCCGGTACGCGGGTCAGCCCCGCGGCCTGCGCGACGGTGTATTCCGCCCAGGCGCCGTCGTAGGCGAAGGCCATCAGTTGCAACCGCAGGCAGGTGGCCATGTCTCCGCGCCGGCAGTTGACGCACTGCCCGCAGGGCCGGCCCGCGGCGACGACCACCCGGTCACCCTCGGACCAGCCGGTCACGCCGGGACCGAGTTTCGCGATGGTTCCGGACGCCTCGTGGCCCTGGGTCACCACCGGACGCTGGGCGGGGAAAGTGCCGTTGATCAGGCTGAGGTCGGAGTGGCAGATGCCGCA
This is a stretch of genomic DNA from Mycobacterium sp. ELW1. It encodes these proteins:
- a CDS encoding GTP cyclohydrolase II; its protein translation is MSAEAPSPAAPKGQPGHIRLTSHRGADDAPPISWGAATPGERGPLIGTTSTRSHRNVVGTHSGSYSVYRALAVAAGALSREHRADLTNTAPTDSIGPYPQWSRPEAIVSLDPWGAMVADAFAAELAAGHDIRPTIAVTKAHVILPEIADAIDKGRLVPDGRFLLPGGAALVTKAAIEPVWYLPGVADRFGCSEAHLRRVLFEETGGMYPELVTRSDLEVFLPPIGGQTLYIFGNPHDLADPSVELTARVHDECNGSDVFGSDICTCRPYLTHAIEECILGAQRGGVGLVAYSRKEGRALGEVTKFLVYNARKRQEGGDTAEAYFARTECVAGVQDMRFQELMPDVLHWLGIQRIHRLVSMSNMKYDAIVGSGIEVGERVNIPDELIPADARVEIDAKMAAGYFTPGPVPDAAELKKAKGRGLEH
- a CDS encoding zinc-binding dehydrogenase, which translates into the protein MMGTMRAERFYADTKTVVLEDVPIPEPGEGEVLVKVAFCGICHSDLSLINGTFPAQRPVVTQGHEASGTIAKLGPGVTGWSEGDRVVVAAGRPCGQCVNCRRGDMATCLRLQLMAFAYDGAWAEYTVAQAAGLTRVPDNVPLEQAAILADAVSTPFGAVVNTGKVVIGESVGVWGVGGVGTHIVQLARLVGAVPIIAVDLNPAVRDRALELGADYAFDSRDQDFADKLAEVTGGRGLDVAFDAVGLKVTFEQALNSLTGGGRLVGVGMSAESPTVGPTSMFGLTRRQVLGHLGYHNKDIETLAQLVSRGRLDLSRSISQIIPLEDIADGIRILDTGEGNPIRVLVQP
- a CDS encoding TIGR03085 family metal-binding protein; amino-acid sequence: MPSTDPPFDARERATLCNLFDHLGPDAPTLLDGFTTKRLAAHLLLRERDPLAAPGLVLPGPPARLAERRTAAIVEHREFGWIVDRLRSGPPFGFFRLGWVRDFPSLNEFFVHHEDVRRANGLGSREDLPADLQVALWRNVERGSHYLSRRVRGIGVDIVWGTQRCRARPGDPVAELSGAPGELLLYLFGRQTAARVDVLGPPEAVAAVQNTRFGM